One region of Salvia miltiorrhiza cultivar Shanhuang (shh) chromosome 3, IMPLAD_Smil_shh, whole genome shotgun sequence genomic DNA includes:
- the LOC131015026 gene encoding glutamate receptor 2.7-like translates to MKLEARLVVLVLLLNTLSMNSATAQSTPFPVRVGVVLDMDNYVGKMGLKCITMALSDFYTRNGHYQTRLLLNKRDSERDIVGAAAAALDLLKNVEVQAIIGPLSSMQANFMINLGNKSQVPIITFSASSPSLLSIRSPYFVRAALSDSSQVKAIAAIVQAFGWREVVPIYVDNEFGEGIIPYLADALEQVNVRIPYRSAIPSSATDDEIVAELYKLMTMQTRIFIVHMLTGLGSRLFTKAKLLGMMSEDYSWIITDGMTNELNSIDRSVMEEDMQGVIGVKPHIPKSEELDNFTVEYKKVLHQQNPTNHDLDLNIFGLWAYDSAVALAMAAEKARIRNATFLKKANGSTTSTDLEGFGVSGVGTDLIQALSSTTFRGLAGDFKLVDGQLQSPPYQIVNVIGAGPRVVGYWTKDNGIVRELNFAKSTTNAYSTSKSNIGSIIWPGDGKVAPKGWVIPTNGKKLRIGVPVRYGFSEFMHVTWNSNNSTKVEGYCKEVFDMVVEALPYGVQYEYVPFARSDHKQAGSYDELVYAVHQGDFDAAVGDVTIVANRSKYVDFTLPYTESGVSMVVAIKSDKSKKAWVFLKPLTWELWLTSFCSFVFMGFLVWILEHRINEDFRGPLWHQVGMIFWFAFSTMVFAHKERVISNLSRFLLIIWFLVVLILTQSYTASLTSMLTVQELRPTISDVNELIRNKENVGYHSASFVFELLQGMNFDKSKLLAYSSPEELDQLFRKGSANGGIAAAFDEIPYIKLFLAKYCSKYAMVGPTYKTDGFGFVFPIGSPLVPDISRAILNVTEGKKMMEIEKKWFENNTKCADSSDVSSSGSLGLESFWRLFMIVGIAGALALLIYVIRFLYENWEVVRRSDAEATLGSKSLELFQRFNNKDLTCHTFKNSERRENHSGCGCDCVRRVTEPTNVYFHPSPSTFSQNSPDNNGPPSPVSSSPEAQVHSIELRVQQDASLIRHEGEESKVIQQEVELVHRFQNQQLAST, encoded by the exons ATGAAGTTGGAGGCTCGTCTGGTTGTCTTGGTTCTCTTGTTGAACACTTTGTCCATGAATAGCGCCACGGCGCAGAGCACGCCTTTCCCTGTGAGAGTTGGAGTGGTGCTAGACATGGACAACTATGTCGGAAAAATGGGGTTGAAGTGCATCACAATGGCGCTCTCGGATTTCTACACCAGAAATGGCCACTACCAGACTCGGCTGCTTCTCAACAAGAGGGACTCCGAGAGAGACATCGTTGGGGCAGCTGCAGCAG CTCTAGATCTACTGAAGAATGTTGAAGTGCAAGCAATCATAGGTCCATTGTCCTCGATGCAGGCAAATTTTATGATAAATCTAGGTAATAAGTCTCAAGTACCGATCATAACATTTTCAGCCTCAAGCCCGTCTCTCTTGTCAATCCGAAGTCCATACTTTGTTCGCGCTGCCTTAAGCGACTCTTCCCAAGTAAAGGCCATAGCTGCAATAGTTCAAGCCTTTGGATGGAGAGAAGTTGTGCCTATCTATGTGGACAATGAATTTGGAGAAGGGATTATACCATATTTAGCAGATGCCTTGGAACAGGTAAATGTGCGCATACCTTACAGGAGTGCCATCCCATCATCAGCAACAGATGATGAGATTGTTGCAGAGCTTTACAAGCTTATGACAATGCAAACTAGAATTTTCATTGTCCACATGCTGACTGGTCTTGGTTCTCGCCTATTCACCAAAGCTAAACTACTGGGAATGATGAGCGAAGATTACTCGTGGATCATCACTGATGGCATGACAAACGAGTTAAATTCAATTGATCGTTCAGTTATGGAAGAAGATATGCAAGGAGTTATAGGTGTAAAACCTCATATTCCGAAATCGGAAGAGCTTGACAACTTCACAGTCGAATACAAGAAAGTGCTTCACCAGCAAAACCCAACAAATCATGACCTGGATTTGAACATCTTTGGACTCTGGGCTTATGACTCTGCAGTAGCATTAGCAATGGCAGCAGAAAAGGCAAGAATAAGAAATGCTACATTTCTGAAGAAGGCAAATGGCTCTACAACATCAACAGATCTTGAAGGCTTTGGAGTCTCGGGCGTTGGAACTGATCTCATTCAGGCGTTGTCAAGTACCACTTTCAGAGGCCTTGCTGGAGACTTTAAACTAGTTGACGGACAACTCCAATCACCTCCTTACCAGATAGTCAATGTGATTGGTGCAGGACCTCGAGTTGTAGGATATTGGACAAAAGATAATGGAATTGTTAGAGAGCTCAACTTTGCAAAATCTACCACAAATGCATACTCAACATCCAAGTCCAACATCGGATCAATAATATGGCCAGGTGATGGGAAAGTTGCACCCAAGGGTTGGGTCATTCCGACCAATGGGAAGAAGTTGAGAATAGGAGTACCTGTAAGATATGGTTTCTCTGAGTTCATGCATGTCACTTGGAACTCCAACAATTCTACAAAAGTGGAAGGTTACTGCAAGGAAGTTTTTGATATGGTAGTCGAAGCACTACCATATGGTGTGCAGTATGAGTATGTTCCTTTTGCCAGATCAGATCACAAGCAAGCCGGCAGTTATGATGAGTTGGTATATGCAGTACACCAAGGA GATTTTGATGCTGCAGTAGGAGATGTAACTATCGTAGCAAATAGGTCAAAGTATGTCGACTTCACCTTGCCTTATACAGAGTCTGGTGTTTCAATGGTTGTAGCAATAAAAAGCGACAAGAGCAAAAAAGCATGGGTATTTTTAAAGCCACTAACATGGGAACTTTGGTTGACAAGCTTTTGCTCATTCGTTTTCATGGGCTTCCTTGTATGGATTCTTGAACATCGGATTAATGAAGATTTCAGGGGGCCTCTTTGGCATCAAGTAGGCATGATATTCTGGTTTGCCTTCTCAACAATGGTGTTCGCTCACA AGGAGAGAGTGATAAGCAACTTGTCTAGGTTTCTGCTGATTATATGGTTCTTGGTGGTTCTTATACTAACGCAAAGCTACACAGCTAGTCTTACTTCCATGTTGACAGTCCAAGAGCTGCGACCCACCATCTCAGATGTCAATGAGCTTATAAGAAACAAAGAAAATGTTGGCTACCATAGTGCATCATTTGTTTTTGAACTTTTACAGGGTATGAACTTTGATAAATCCAAACTTTTGGCATATAGCTCCCCCGAGGAATTAGATCAACTTTTCAGAAAAGGGAGTGCAAATGGTGGTATAGCTGCTGCGTTTGATGAGATACCATATATAAAGCTTTTCCTCGCCAAATACTGTTCAAAATACGCCATGGTTGGCCCAACGTACAAGACAGATGGTTTTGGCTTT GTGTTTCCTATAGGATCTCCACTAGTACCTGATATTTCACGGGCGATCTTAAATGTTACCGAGGGAAAGAAGATGATGGAGATTGAGAAGAAATGGTTTGAAAACAATACCAAATGTGCAGACTCTAGTGATGTTTCCTCATCAGGCAGTCTTGGGCTAGAAAGTTTCTGGAGGCTCTTCATGATTGTAGGAATAGCTGGAGCCTTAGCCTTGCTAATCTATGTGATAAGGTTCCTATACGAGAATTGGGAAGTTGTGCGTCGCTCTGATGCAGAGGCGACACTAGGAAGCAAATCACTAGAGTTATTCCAAAGGTTCAACAACAAGGACCTCACTTGCCACACTTTCAAGAACTCCGAACGAAGAGAGAATCACAGTGGTTGCGGATGTGATTGTGTGAGAAGAGTGACGGAACCTACCAACGTGTATTTCCATCCAAGCCCATCAACCTTCTCGCAGAACTCACCAGACAATAATGGCCCACCAAGTCCTGTTTCCTCAAGTCCTGAAGCGCAAGTGCACAGCATAGAATTGCGAGTCCAGCAGGATGCATCACTGATAAGGCATGAAGGAGAAGAGTCTAAGGTGATACAACAAGAAGTCGAGCTAGTTCATCGTTTCCAAAACCAGCAATTAGCATCAACATGA